The stretch of DNA AGTCCCAGTATACATATCTAAAAAGATCTACGAAGAAGTTAAGAAAAGAGTTGACGAAAGCGAGGGTGAATTTAAAAGCGTGGAAGAATTCGTCGAATATGTTCTAATAGAGCTCCTGAAAGAAGAGGAGGAAACGCCATATACATCTGATGAAGAGGAAGAAATAAAGAGGAGGCTTAGGGCATTAGGATATATAGGATAGAGATAAAAGATAGATATAATTTTCATTTTTTAATAACCACTAATTATCTTGATGAAAATACTAGTGAAAATTAAGTTACATGATAATGAGGAAATTTAGTATGGGTGATTATGGTTTGTTTGTTGGTGAGAGAACTGTTGTTT from Candidatus Methanomethylicota archaeon encodes:
- a CDS encoding CopG family transcriptional regulator, whose product is MPEDKVPVYISKKIYEEVKKRVDESEGEFKSVEEFVEYVLIELLKEEEETPYTSDEEEEIKRRLRALGYIG